In Chitinophaga varians, the following are encoded in one genomic region:
- a CDS encoding alpha/beta hydrolase family protein — protein sequence MKTYLLSLFTAVLITSTATAQTESYSNCRNGAYALSDGSQLVISPSQDNDLRYRRLDGTTGRLFLQADSSYLSGPGWANAKAPNVFAYFGGCASGSLVFKQDGKTYTGKRIPFPVIPMHIPVKGASVYGELYLPVNHKPRAVVILHDGSGGSSAVYNNYKQYILPLGDIAVFVYDKRGTGRSTGQLSANFELLAADMVAVVKAVKAQAAVKGLPTGLMGESQGGWVVPLTATLTPVDFVVASYSLLIAPKEENRQEVLHDLKNGHYSDEDIAKAMQVVAATDQVFRTGFSGGFAELDALKAKYKQEPWFASLQGDYTGPILNLSRAQLDSLKQTFPTDIQLDYDPLPPFRRVNVPMLWVIAGKDTEAPNAGTIAALKDATATRKNIDVVIFPNADHGIIDVRDSPDGPVLLRQSAGYFDLLRDWILTRQIKKRYGDGLSITNYELRITN from the coding sequence ATGAAAACATATCTTCTATCGCTGTTCACCGCTGTGCTGATCACCAGCACCGCCACCGCCCAAACCGAAAGTTACTCCAACTGCCGCAACGGCGCCTATGCGCTGAGCGATGGCAGCCAGCTGGTGATAAGTCCGTCACAGGACAACGATCTTCGGTACCGCCGGCTGGACGGCACTACCGGCCGCCTCTTTTTGCAGGCCGACAGCAGCTATCTTTCCGGTCCCGGCTGGGCCAATGCAAAGGCCCCAAACGTCTTCGCGTATTTTGGGGGCTGTGCCAGCGGTTCGCTTGTTTTTAAACAGGACGGGAAAACGTATACCGGAAAGCGTATACCCTTCCCCGTTATCCCCATGCATATCCCTGTGAAAGGGGCTTCTGTTTACGGGGAACTTTACCTTCCTGTCAACCATAAGCCCAGGGCGGTAGTGATACTGCATGACGGTTCCGGTGGTTCATCGGCAGTATACAATAACTATAAACAATATATCCTGCCACTGGGCGATATTGCCGTATTTGTATATGACAAAAGGGGCACCGGCAGATCTACCGGTCAGCTGAGCGCCAATTTTGAACTGCTGGCCGCCGACATGGTGGCCGTCGTAAAGGCGGTAAAAGCACAGGCCGCGGTGAAAGGTCTGCCTACTGGCCTGATGGGCGAAAGCCAGGGCGGATGGGTGGTGCCGCTTACTGCTACCCTTACGCCGGTAGATTTTGTTGTCGCCAGTTACAGTCTGCTCATCGCACCCAAAGAAGAGAACCGCCAGGAGGTGCTACACGATTTGAAAAACGGACATTACAGCGACGAAGACATTGCCAAAGCGATGCAGGTGGTAGCTGCCACCGACCAGGTTTTCCGTACCGGGTTTAGTGGCGGGTTCGCTGAACTGGACGCCCTCAAGGCAAAGTATAAACAAGAGCCCTGGTTTGCCTCGTTACAGGGAGACTACACCGGTCCCATCCTCAACCTGAGCCGGGCACAGCTGGACAGCCTGAAACAGACCTTCCCGACAGACATCCAGCTGGATTATGATCCGCTGCCACCTTTCCGTCGTGTCAATGTACCTATGTTATGGGTGATCGCCGGAAAAGATACTGAAGCGCCCAACGCCGGTACCATTGCCGCATTAAAAGACGCCACCGCCACCCGCAAAAATATCGATGTTGTGATTTTCCCCAATGCGGACCACGGCATCATCGATGTCAGGGACAGTCCCGATGGCCCTGTGCTGCTAAGGCAATCAGCCGGTTACTTTGACCTGCTGCGTGACTGGATATTGACCCGGCAGATTAAAAAGCGTTATGGTGACGGTTTGTCAATTACAAATTACGAATTACGAATTACGAATTGA
- a CDS encoding GNAT family N-acetyltransferase, which translates to MEIINSTLTDIDDIFYLYEEGTNYQRQQGAGRYWKGFERSVVTKEINEKRQWKLVTDNKTVCVFVTTFNDPLIWGDKDHEPSLYLHRIATHPEYRGRGFVKQIVAWAKQYGREHGRQYLRLDTGAGNEKLNNYYVSCGFTYLGVVEIPNPEGLPAHYKDGGFATFELAL; encoded by the coding sequence ATGGAAATAATCAACAGTACGCTTACAGACATAGACGATATCTTTTACCTTTACGAAGAAGGTACCAATTACCAGCGGCAACAGGGAGCAGGCCGTTACTGGAAAGGATTTGAGCGGTCAGTGGTAACAAAGGAAATCAACGAAAAGCGGCAATGGAAACTGGTAACCGACAACAAGACGGTCTGCGTGTTTGTTACCACCTTCAATGATCCGTTGATATGGGGCGACAAGGACCATGAGCCTTCTCTGTACCTTCACCGTATCGCCACTCACCCGGAATACCGGGGCCGGGGATTTGTGAAGCAAATCGTAGCGTGGGCGAAGCAGTACGGACGGGAGCATGGCCGGCAGTACCTGCGGCTGGACACCGGCGCCGGTAATGAGAAACTGAACAACTATTATGTGAGCTGCGGCTTCACTTACCTGGGCGTAGTAGAGATTCCTAATCCGGAAGGCCTGCCTGCCCATTATAAAGACGGGGGTTTTGCTACATTTGAACTGGCCCTTTAA
- a CDS encoding RNA polymerase sigma factor: MEEKELLPHLFRTEYSKITAVLCKLLGFEHLDIAEDIASETFLSASELWGLKGLPENPAAWLYTVAKNKAKNHLKHRAVFQQKVSVQLSQAVTSEVPEIDLSAQNIKDSQLQMMFAVCHPAISLESQIGLALRVLCGFGIEEIADAFLTGKDTINKRLLRAREKLREENIAIAFPEASQIPGRLEAVLRTLYLLFNEGYFSASHDHSLRKDLCLEAMRLTFLLTENEATNTPAVNALIALMSFQASRFEARTDDSGETILYDDQDTSLWDEDLIRQGQFFLNKASEGNTASKYHFEAGIAYWHTIKTNTPEKWENILQLYNHLLTVEYSPIAALNRTYALSRANSKEAALQEAKKLSLNDHYQYHLLLGELYTGIDNSLAHSALEKALALSHSSADKKIISQKIQQLTENG; this comes from the coding sequence ATGGAAGAAAAAGAACTGCTCCCCCATTTGTTCAGGACCGAATACAGCAAGATTACGGCGGTATTGTGCAAGCTGCTGGGATTTGAACATCTGGACATAGCTGAAGATATTGCCAGCGAAACCTTTCTGTCCGCCTCTGAACTATGGGGCCTGAAAGGCCTGCCGGAAAACCCGGCGGCCTGGTTGTACACCGTGGCCAAGAACAAAGCGAAAAACCACCTGAAACACCGTGCCGTGTTCCAGCAAAAAGTATCCGTGCAGTTAAGCCAGGCTGTTACCAGCGAAGTGCCGGAAATAGACCTTTCTGCTCAGAACATTAAGGATAGCCAGTTGCAGATGATGTTTGCCGTCTGTCATCCCGCCATTTCCCTGGAATCGCAGATAGGGCTGGCCCTGCGGGTATTGTGCGGCTTTGGCATTGAAGAAATCGCCGACGCTTTTCTCACCGGTAAAGATACTATCAACAAACGGTTGCTGCGGGCCAGAGAGAAACTGCGTGAAGAGAATATAGCCATCGCGTTCCCGGAAGCCTCGCAGATCCCCGGCCGCCTGGAAGCAGTGTTGCGCACGCTGTACCTGCTGTTCAACGAAGGTTATTTCTCCGCCAGCCATGACCATTCGCTGCGCAAAGACCTGTGCCTCGAAGCCATGCGGCTCACCTTTTTACTGACAGAAAACGAAGCCACCAACACCCCGGCCGTCAACGCCCTCATTGCCCTGATGAGCTTTCAGGCATCGCGGTTCGAAGCCCGTACTGACGACAGCGGGGAAACTATTTTATATGATGACCAGGACACCAGTCTGTGGGACGAAGACCTGATCCGACAGGGACAGTTTTTTCTGAACAAAGCCTCTGAAGGCAATACCGCTTCCAAGTACCATTTTGAAGCAGGCATTGCGTACTGGCATACCATTAAGACCAACACGCCGGAGAAGTGGGAAAATATCCTGCAACTATATAACCACCTGTTGACAGTAGAGTACTCTCCCATTGCCGCCCTTAACAGGACCTACGCCCTTTCCAGGGCCAACAGCAAGGAAGCGGCCTTACAGGAAGCGAAGAAACTGTCACTTAACGACCATTATCAGTACCATCTGTTACTAGGGGAATTGTATACCGGCATCGACAATAGTTTAGCGCACAGCGCATTGGAAAAAGCCCTGGCCTTAAGTCATTCATCTGCCGATAAAAAAATCATTTCTCAAAAAATACAACAGCTCACGGAAAATGGCTGA
- a CDS encoding VOC family protein, whose amino-acid sequence MKAIENISVPVTDQQLSKDFYLLLGFELLAEVLMPNGDMWIQLGFSNQVTTISLVRQWPYSHMHAGTLQGLVLETENIVCERERLHQEGIIVSDIRESAFGKVFFLQDPDRNGLSIHQFSF is encoded by the coding sequence ATGAAAGCTATTGAGAATATTTCTGTACCCGTTACCGATCAACAGCTGTCCAAAGACTTTTACCTGTTACTGGGCTTCGAGTTGCTGGCAGAAGTACTGATGCCCAACGGCGACATGTGGATACAGCTGGGCTTCAGCAACCAGGTCACCACCATTTCGCTGGTGCGGCAATGGCCTTACAGCCATATGCATGCCGGCACTTTACAGGGCCTGGTACTGGAAACAGAGAATATTGTCTGTGAAAGGGAACGGCTGCATCAGGAAGGGATCATTGTTTCAGACATCCGGGAATCTGCTTTCGGGAAAGTTTTTTTTCTGCAGGACCCTGACCGCAATGGGCTCAGTATTCATCAATTCAGCTTTTAA
- a CDS encoding YciI family protein, with amino-acid sequence MKNFLFLYRADTTQAAQRSPEEMQANTKKWMDWIGGIAAQNKLADRGNRLEQTGKVIRPNNVVTDGPFTEIKETLGGYTVIQANSIEEAAELAKGCPILAVGGNVEIREISVL; translated from the coding sequence ATGAAAAATTTCTTATTTCTCTACAGAGCAGACACTACACAGGCAGCCCAACGTTCACCTGAAGAAATGCAGGCTAACACCAAAAAATGGATGGACTGGATCGGCGGCATTGCAGCACAGAACAAACTGGCAGACCGTGGCAACCGTCTCGAACAGACCGGCAAAGTAATCAGACCTAATAACGTGGTGACCGACGGACCTTTCACCGAAATCAAAGAAACACTGGGCGGCTATACCGTCATACAGGCTAATTCCATCGAAGAAGCAGCTGAACTGGCCAAAGGATGTCCTATACTGGCAGTTGGCGGCAACGTGGAAATCAGGGAAATCAGCGTGTTGTAA